In Theileria equi strain WA chromosome 3, complete sequence, the genomic window CAACTACCTTTCAGATTCACTGGAAGAATAACTTTCCAGAAGCGaagaatgaaaattttTAGTGATAAAATAGTGTACAATATATAGTCGTACTCACTGCAGTCTTTGGATATACCCAACCTTATACACCATGTGTAAGTACCTCCGTTCTCAAATGGAGATGGATGTTCAGGCTAACATCCATTCCAGAGTCACTAATCATCGGTCACTTTTTTTGAATATATTATATTTATGTATGTCACATTTGCTTTAAATTGCTCAGTTGCTGCAGGTGCAGACGGGCCACCCTCTTAATCATCTAAATAGGTTGTTAGGATTCAAAGAGTAAAAATGGGCCAGACCATGGACTTAAAATTCTGATTTATATAGTTACACAAAAGTAATATTAGATGTGTCCGGAAATAATGGCGAATGAAGTCAATTAGGATATTCTTGAGCCATACTGAGAACTTGAACAATTTCCAACCATCCACTTAAAATTCGTGACTATGTAGATAAAATGGTCTAAAAATAGTGAGAATTATATTTAGATGGTCTTGGAAATCCCCAGATGAGCATCCGTGATACTCTACGTATCATGTTAGGAAATTCTCTCTGTGTGAACACAAACACCGTTCGTTTAATTTCAAACATAATTTATATTGCTTgctttttatttttattaaAGCTTCCCTCCGAAATGACTGCCTACTACGACGTCACTCCTAGATCTTTCAACCTCCCCAAAGTGGAGCTTCACACTCATTTGGATGGTGATGTTAGATCGGAGACTATTTTACACTTTGCGAAGAAGAGAGGAATTAAACTACCCGCTGATACAGTTGAAGAGGTTAGAGATTTGGTAACTTTCGTAAAGACACCCAATGTTCCGCTTGACTTTAGCAAGTTCGACTTTGTTAATGCAGCTGTTGGTGGTTGCAGAGAGGCACTCAAGAGGATAGCCTATGAATTTGTTGAGACAAAGTTTAAGGAAGGTGTAATCTACGTCGAAGCTCGCTATAGCCCTCACCTTTTTGCTAATTCAAAGGTGACTCCAGTTGTTTCTGGTCAAATTCCGGGGGATGTTACACCTGAAGATGCTCTTGTAGCTGTGCTTGAGGGATTTAAAGAGGGTGAAGAGAAATTCGGAATTAAGGTCAGGTCCATTCTTTGCTGCATACTTGCATTCCCATACTGGTGTGATGAGGTAGTAGAACTATGCAAGAAATATCGTGATAGAGGAGTCGTAGGAATTGATATTGCTGGAGGTCGCCCTCCTCAAGAattcttcttttgcaaGGAAGAAGTTAAAGCCTTCCAGGATGCCTTTGAACATGGTATTCACAGAACTGTTCATGCTGGCGAGGTAGATTCTGCAAAACACGTAGAATTTGCTGTTGATGTGCTTAAAGCTGAGAGGATAGGTCATGGTACCAAGATTATTGAAGATAtggaaatttataaaaaggTCGTAGGTAAGGATGTTCATATTGAAGTTTGCCCCTTCTCAAACTATATAAGTGATTCTTGGGATTATTCCACTCCTCATCCTGTTGTAAAGTTCAAGGAGGATGGAGTGAACTACTCGATAAATTCTGATGATTCGTCCATGTTCCGTAAAGGTCTAAACGGGAACTATTCCTTCTTGGCAGAGAGGTACGGTTTTACCATAGACGAATTCAAGAGGACCAATATAAATGCCGCAAAAGCTGCTTTTcttccagaggatgaaaagaaggaaCTCTTAGATAAGCTATATAAGGCCTATGGCATCCAATAGTTCTATATAA contains:
- a CDS encoding adenosine/AMP deaminase domain-containing protein (encoded by transcript BEWA_011680A), yielding MTAYYDVTPRSFNLPKVELHTHLDGDVRSETILHFAKKRGIKLPADTVEEVRDLVTFVKTPNVPLDFSKFDFVNAAVGGCREALKRIAYEFVETKFKEGVIYVEARYSPHLFANSKVTPVVSGQIPGDVTPEDALVAVLEGFKEGEEKFGIKVRSILCCILAFPYWCDEVVELCKKYRDRGVVGIDIAGGRPPQEFFFCKEEVKAFQDAFEHGIHRTVHAGEVDSAKHVEFAVDVLKAERIGHGTKIIEDMEIYKKVVGKDVHIEVCPFSNYISDSWDYSTPHPVVKFKEDGVNYSINSDDSSMFRKGLNGNYSFLAERYGFTIDEFKRTNINAAKAAFLPEDEKKELLDKLYKAYGIQ